In the Streptomyces sp. NBC_00193 genome, ACTCCTTCGGGACGCCGAGGCGCTCGGTGACCTTCTGGGTGACCGGCATGGTGCCGACCGAGGAGCGGGAGACGAAGGCCAGCTGGATGGCCGGCCAGGCGCCCTTGAAGAACTGCAGCGGGTTGACCTTGGCGACGCTCCACAGGAGCAGCGGGTAGACGCCGAACATCACGAGCGCGGAGCCGACGTACACGTCGACCGTGAAGGTGGCGTACTTGCCGAGCAGGTCCCAGCCGTACGTGGCGATCGCGGTGCCGATCAGGCCGACGGTGCCGATCGGGGCGAGGCGGATGACCCACCACAGGGCCTTCTGGAGCAGCTCCAGCACGGACTCGGCGAGGTTCAGCACCGGCTGGGCCTTGCTGCCGAGCTGGAGGGCGGCGATACCGGCGACGGCGGCGAGGAAGACGATCTGCAGGACGTTCAGCTCGGTGAACGGCGTGATGATGTCGGTCGGCACGATGCCGGTCAGGAAGTCCAGCCAGGACCCGTGGCGCTTCGGCAGCTTGCCGTCCTGCGGGGTGAGGCCGGTGCCGGAGCCCGGGTTGGTGAGCAGGCCGATGGCGAGGCCGATGGCCACCGCGATCAGCGACGTGATCATGAACCAGAGCAGGGTGCGGGAGGCGAGCCGCGCGGCGTTGTTCACCTTCCGGAGGTTGGTGATCGACACCAGGATGGCGAAGAAGACGAGCGGGGCGACGGCCAGCTTCAGGAGCTGGACGAATATGTCGCCTATCTGCTCCAGGGTCGTACCGAGCCAGCTGATCTCCTGGCTGCGGGAGACCCAGCCGAGCAGAACGCCGAGCACGAGGCCCGTGACGATCTGGGCCCAGAAGGGGAAGGTGAAGGAGGACTTGTTCGCCGGGGCGGGAGCCTCTGCGGGGGCCTCTACGGCAGGGGTCTGCGGTGACGCGGACACGGACACTCTCCGGGTGGTTCTGCGGTTTCTGCGGTGGGGTGGTGGTGCGGTGCGGCAGCACCCGGAAAAGCCAAGAGCCGGGCGGGCGGGACCGCTGCTGTGCCAGGGCTGGTCGCGGGACTCAGCGACAACAGCAACAGGCCGCGGACGCGCGGCGGCAGAGGTCGACGTGCAGGCGCGCCACGAGCGGGACGCTCGGGGTCATCTGGTGCGCGGCTGTCGTCAACATGTTGAACACGCTAACACTTCACCTTTGGGAATCTCAAAGCCTGCCTTTGAGATCCAATGAGACCAACCGGCCCACCGCAGGCATCAACCGCTGCGAACCCCCCGGAAAACGCCGAAAGCCCCGGCGTCGCGGGTGGTGGACCCGGCGCCGAGGCATTTCGGTGTGTGATGAAGCTAACTGCCCTACTGGCTGGCGCGCGCGGCCTCGTCGACCGCGTCGTCCTCCTGGCTGCGGTTCGCGGCGAGCTTGTCCTTCGCGCCCGCGACGCGTCCTGCAATGACCGCGGACATCTCGTCGCGCTGCTTGCGCAGCAGCACGAAGGAGAGCGGTGCGGAGATCACGAGGGCGAGCAGCACGACCCAGGCGGGGTTGGCGTCCCCGAGACCCGAGGGCACCCAGCCCAGCCGGACCAGACCGGCGACGAGGACGAGGCACCCGACGAAGATCCCCAGACGCATCGCGGTGTAACGGATCGTCGCGCTCTGCTTGAGGGACACGGTGACCCCTGCTCTCTGTGTCGTCCAGGTCGGTTTCGTGCCCGTCCAGTGAAGCACGCCGGGGCTACGGACATGGGCGCCGGGGGGCTTCGACGGGCACGAGCCGCAGCGCGGACAGCGGAACCTTGATCGCCTGCTTCTCCTTCACGTCCCACAGGGCGGCCGTGCCGCCCGCATCCCCGAGGGAGAAGTAGGGGTGCTTGGGGTCCAGCAGGCCCCCGTCCGACGGCACCTGCGCCAGGGGCTTCGTGGGCAGGGCGCAGACCCACTCCGGCTTGATCCCGAAGTAGGGGCCGGGGGTGCGCCCCTCGGCGGCCGCCGCGCGCGCCTCGAACCCGGCGGACAGAGCGGGGAACCCCGCGAGGAACACGACCCCGACGGACAGGGTGATGACGCTCGCGTACACGAAGGTCGCGTAGCCCAGCCACCGCAAGGCGATCATGATGTGCAGGTGTCGCAGGTAGCCCAGCACGGCCGGTGCGATGAGCCAGAGCAGCGAGGCGGCCAGCACCCGGCCCGTCGCGAGGACCCGCATCACTGCCGGTACGTCCACGTCCTCCGCGTCCAGGCCGAAGGGGTAGAGGTAGAGCGCCTGGAGGGAGACCCCGAGCCCTGCCAGCAGCACGGGCGCCAGAGTGAGCAGTGCGGGTACCAGCCACGGGACCAGCCGGCCCCAGGTCGACTGCCGCGCCAGCAGCCACAACCCCCGGGCAGTGAAGTAACAGATGCCCAGGATGGCGACCACCTCGCCGGGGCCGCCGCCACCCCTGGGCGCTGCCACGATGGCGGCCAGGCCGAAGGCCACCGCCGTGCTCAGCAGACCGCCGGACCCGAAGCCCACCCAGCGCCCGGGACGGCCCTCCAACGGGGCGTGCCGCGCGGTGGCCGCGATCACCGCCAGGAGGAACAGCCCGGTGGGCAGCCAGTGCCAGTGGCCCGGGCTCCGGGCAGCCGCAACCCCGCAAGCGAGCGCGGCGAGCAGCGGGTAGCGCAGCGGGAGCAAGCGTCGTGTGGGGCCTTGCCGCCCGGGCCGGCCGTCGGGGTCCGGCGCCGGCCGCTTGTACGAGGCGGAGCGCACCGCGACACCGGTCGGCGGCGGGGCCCCGGGCATCGCCGCGGTCGCCACGGCCAGTGCCGTGTCCGCGTCCCGCGCCTGCACCTGTCCGCCGGTGTCCCTGGTGCCCAGCGAGATGGCCGCCCACGCGCGCAGCCGCTCCCGCGTCCGGCCCCACCACCTCGCCGCAACCTCGGGAGGCACCGGCGGCAGCTCCCGGTAGACGTGCCAGAGAGGCCACTTGACGGGGGCGCGCCAGAACCTGCACGGCGACGACGGTCAGGTCCAGCAGGAGCCGGTCCGCGAGGGCCTCCAGGTGTTCCCTCGCGGCATCGGGGGCCCGGTACCGCGCGCCCGGGAACCTGAGCTCGACGACGTAGGCGCACCGGCCGCCCGGCACCGGCGCGGGAGACCGCTCCAGCACCTTCCAGTCACACCTCTGAAGCTCGGCTTCGAACAGCTCGAAGTCGGCCTGTCCACCCCCCAGTTCGACTCGGCCCACCGCCCGCTGATCCCAGTGTCCGACTGTTCCCGAAGCTCCCACGCGCCAGCCCCCCGTCACCGTGAGGGTGACCGTACCGTCAGCGCAGCGGCAAAAGCATCGTGATGTCGTCGCGGTCGTCCCCCGGGGCCACCCGGATCGCGTCGGGGACGCGGCCGACCTCCTTGTAGCCGCAGGCGGCGTAGAAGTGCTCCAGGCCCAGGCCGCCCCGGCAGCCGAGGCGGACCGCCTCGATGCCCTCCATCGTGCGGGCGGCGTCGGCGACGGCCTCCATCAGCGCGCGGCCGGCGCCGCTGCCCTGGAGGGCGGTGTCGACCATGACGGTGTAGACCCAGATCCAGTGCCGCTGCAGCCGGTGCTGGTTGGGGGCGAGGACGGCGGTGGCGCGCACCCGGCCGGCGGCGTCGCGCCCGACGAGCAGGCGGCTGCGGCCCTCGGCGACCGCGGCGAGGTGCTTGTCGACCTCGGGGCGGATGTCCTCGATGACGACGGGCGCCACGAAACCCACCGCGCCGCCGGCGTTGGTCACGTCGGTCCAGAGCGCGGCGAACTCTTCGGCCAGGGCGGGGTCGAGGGCGGGGTCGACGACCGGGTCGAAGGTGAAAGTAAGGGTCATAGAGCTAGTTTAACTATTACCCCACCTCGCGCGCAAAGGGCCCCGGCCCCCCACGGCGGGGGACCGGGGCCCGGAGCGTCGAAGAAGCGGGTCGGGCGTCAGAGCCGCATCGCCTGCGGGGTCTCGCGGAGCTCCGCGTCCGGGCCGGGGTACTCGCGGATGATCTCGTAGCGCGTGTTGCGCTCGACCGGGCGGAAGCCCGCCTCGCGGATCAGTTCCAGCAGGTCGTCGCGGCCCAGCTTGTTCGGGGTGCCGTAGTTGTCCGCGTCGTGCGTGATCTTGTACTCGACGACCGAGCCGTCCATGTCGTCCGCACCGTGCTGGAGGGCGAGCTGCGCCGTCTGCACGCCGTGCATCACCCAGAAGACCTTCACGTGCGGGACGTTGTCGAAGAGCAGGCGGGAGACCGCGAAGGTCTTCAGCGCCTCGGCGCCCGTCGCCATCGTCGTGCGCGCCTGGAGCTTGTTGCGTACCTTGCCGTCCTTCATGTCCACGAAGTCGTGCTGGTAGCGCAGCGGGATGAAGACCTGGAAACCGCCGGTCTCGTCCTGCAGTTCGCGCAGCCGGAGCACGTGGTCCACGCGGTGGCGCGGCTCCTCGATGTGCCCGTAGAGCATCGTCGCCGGGGTCTTGAGGCCCTTGGAGTGCGCGAGGCGGTGGATGCGCGACCAGTCTTCCCAATGGGTGTTGTGGTCGACGATGTGCTGGCGGACTTCCCA is a window encoding:
- a CDS encoding dicarboxylate/amino acid:cation symporter — encoded protein: MSASPQTPAVEAPAEAPAPANKSSFTFPFWAQIVTGLVLGVLLGWVSRSQEISWLGTTLEQIGDIFVQLLKLAVAPLVFFAILVSITNLRKVNNAARLASRTLLWFMITSLIAVAIGLAIGLLTNPGSGTGLTPQDGKLPKRHGSWLDFLTGIVPTDIITPFTELNVLQIVFLAAVAGIAALQLGSKAQPVLNLAESVLELLQKALWWVIRLAPIGTVGLIGTAIATYGWDLLGKYATFTVDVYVGSALVMFGVYPLLLWSVAKVNPLQFFKGAWPAIQLAFVSRSSVGTMPVTQKVTERLGVPKEYASFAVPFGATTKMDGCAAIYPALAAIFIAQIFDVQLGITDYLLIAFVSVVGSAATAGLTGATVMLTLTLSTLGLPLEGVGLLMAIDPILDMMRTATNVAGQALVPVIVAAREGILDKVAYATASSSLLDEPAPAEAPAPADSTDADPAKVLVTA
- a CDS encoding putative leader peptide, whose amino-acid sequence is MLTTAAHQMTPSVPLVARLHVDLCRRASAACCCCR
- a CDS encoding DUF4229 domain-containing protein, producing the protein MSLKQSATIRYTAMRLGIFVGCLVLVAGLVRLGWVPSGLGDANPAWVVLLALVISAPLSFVLLRKQRDEMSAVIAGRVAGAKDKLAANRSQEDDAVDEAARASQ
- a CDS encoding GNAT family N-acetyltransferase — protein: MTLTFTFDPVVDPALDPALAEEFAALWTDVTNAGGAVGFVAPVVIEDIRPEVDKHLAAVAEGRSRLLVGRDAAGRVRATAVLAPNQHRLQRHWIWVYTVMVDTALQGSGAGRALMEAVADAARTMEGIEAVRLGCRGGLGLEHFYAACGYKEVGRVPDAIRVAPGDDRDDITMLLPLR
- the mqnE gene encoding aminofutalosine synthase MqnE, which gives rise to MDAGFKRELEDKVRSGERLTREDGIALYESDDLAWLGGLAHEVRTRKNGDVVHFNVNRHLNMTNVCTASCAYCSFQRKPGEKDAYTMRIEEAVRLAKTMEGENLTELHIVNGLHPSLPWRYYPRSLSALKEALPNVSLKAFTATEIHHFETISGMSASDILDELIEAGLESLTGGGAEIFDWEVRQHIVDHNTHWEDWSRIHRLAHSKGLKTPATMLYGHIEEPRHRVDHVLRLRELQDETGGFQVFIPLRYQHDFVDMKDGKVRNKLQARTTMATGAEALKTFAVSRLLFDNVPHVKVFWVMHGVQTAQLALQHGADDMDGSVVEYKITHDADNYGTPNKLGRDDLLELIREAGFRPVERNTRYEIIREYPGPDAELRETPQAMRL